Within the Rosa rugosa chromosome 2, drRosRugo1.1, whole genome shotgun sequence genome, the region GTTGATAGGACTAAAGAGCAAGTGACCTATGAAGCTAAATTAATAACTTGGGACTTAATGTCAAATATGGTCTTAATGTCTTATACCACATTGCAAAGTATTTTGTGTGTACCCTTTTACTTGCCAAAGAACTGGAAGTTAAGAGGTTTGAACTCATAAATCCAGAATAAACAACCTTCAATTTCCAAACATCAAATGTACAACCCCTATATGTTAGACAGTTATGCAGAGAAATGAACCCAATTTTCCTTGAGCACTAAAGAGTAACTGTGGAAACAAATTGAGACATGCGTCAGTGACAAATAAACACAACCTTTCTACATCTGAATTAATGTAGCATCAGTAGCTGGAAATATAATAGGGACACAAACTTCAGCAACTTTTtaaaaattataaagaaaaaaattccaCAGTATGAATTACTGTCACTGTGTCACAGCTGGAAACCTATGTtccagtttaaaaaaaaaaaaaaaaacaaaacaaaacaaaagcataAGGAAGCTGAAGAGAAATAAATTCATGATTCTGCTGCGAGCTTGAACTTTCACTTTGTTAAAAACTCTAACCAGGCCACTAATTCAGCTCCATAGATACCAAAGTTGAATATGTTCTGATACTGAGCTTTAGTAAATTGTCAACGAGATTACAGATACAAATGAAAGCATCTGAAAGCAATTCAAAACAGTCTAAGTGCAATCACCTAGTTATGGTCTACCTTTTTTGGTTTGACTCTTTGATGGCCTAAGAATGTTGTAGTCCAGCTTTCCACCCTTTGGTTTCTTGAAGGAGCCTTTACTTTTATTTGATGATGACTGACCTTGATCATTTTTGGGCGATTTATTCGGATATTGTGTTTCAGACAATACTTGAGACTGTTTTCTTTTATGGTCTCCATTAGGCTCACAGTTTGAGTTGTCAATATTTGAGCACTCTGCTTCGTCCATTGAGGACCCACTTTCTCTGTGAAAAATGCAAATAGAAGAAAGAATATAGGAAAGCAGAAGCCAAAGTTTGGAACAAATTTGCCACTCAGGTTTTTTAGTCTCCTTAACCCAATGAACAAAAAATCCCAGAAATAGAGACAAGAGATTCCTACAAATAGaaacaaaaaagtaaaataaattgaaatttcagATCACGAACCTAGTTGACACTCTTTCACTTTGGATGCCAGAAGAAGACGCAGAGGCTGCTGGCTGACCAGGGTTATTCAGTTTCTACCATGAGAACACTTTCGCGTCAGGTCAAAAAAGAAAGCCAATCAAGAGGCATGCAAGACGTTAACAGTGGATGGAACTATTTGGATCCATGAAACTTATACTCACATC harbors:
- the LOC133732783 gene encoding uncharacterized protein LOC133732783 — its product is MAKRELSSTLRNLKFMQRATQREEMVKKEEEEEEVKPDGGFSSAATQLRKCVVVMEGDPSPGAIKGRISFNGFNPLIDKLNNPGQPAASASSSGIQSERVSTRESGSSMDEAECSNIDNSNCEPNGDHKRKQSQVLSETQYPNKSPKNDQGQSSSNKSKGSFKKPKGGKLDYNILRPSKSQTKKGRP